The following coding sequences are from one Phycisphaerales bacterium window:
- the fahA gene encoding fumarylacetoacetase: protein MGRIDHTHDPSLQSWVESANRTDSDFPIQNLPFGVFLGDDRQGRIGVAIGDQILDVSKAIETGLLGDLSGEAACALSATTLNSLMSQGQTVWSQVRSVLSKFLSKAEQPNPECLVPMASATMIMPVDIGDYTDFYASRHHATNLGKMFRPDGDALLPNYLHLPVGYHGRASSVVISGTSIQRPQGQLKPEEGPPAFGPCRLLDYELEFAAFVGEGNPIGTRVEMDQAMDHFFGLVILNDWSARDIQKWEYQPLGPFNGKNFASSISPWVVTMDALAPYRSSGPARLPSDPEMLPYLRPVNDDALEVTGQVSLVSQQMREQGLEAFELSRGSLGELTWTFAQMLTHHTSSGCPMRPGDLLGSGTVSGTTKDTWGSMLELAWRGTDPIDLPDGTQRKLLQDGDEVIMKAWCESEGAARVGFGSCRGVITPVI from the coding sequence TTGGGACGAATAGACCATACGCACGATCCATCCCTACAAAGCTGGGTTGAATCTGCCAATAGAACAGACAGCGACTTTCCGATACAGAACTTGCCATTTGGTGTTTTTCTGGGTGATGATCGCCAAGGTCGAATTGGTGTTGCCATTGGCGATCAAATTCTTGACGTCAGCAAGGCTATTGAGACTGGCTTGCTTGGGGATCTTTCCGGTGAAGCTGCTTGTGCTCTTTCTGCAACCACGCTCAATAGTCTGATGTCGCAAGGGCAGACTGTATGGAGCCAGGTGCGATCAGTCTTGTCAAAATTTCTGTCTAAAGCCGAGCAGCCAAATCCCGAGTGTCTTGTGCCCATGGCCAGCGCTACCATGATCATGCCGGTCGATATCGGTGATTACACAGATTTCTATGCATCGAGACATCACGCAACAAACCTGGGCAAGATGTTCCGCCCTGATGGCGATGCTCTGTTGCCCAACTACTTGCATCTTCCGGTTGGTTACCACGGTAGAGCGAGTAGTGTTGTTATTTCTGGGACATCAATTCAGCGACCTCAAGGGCAACTTAAACCCGAAGAGGGGCCTCCAGCATTCGGTCCGTGTCGCTTGCTTGACTACGAGCTTGAGTTTGCCGCGTTTGTGGGTGAGGGTAATCCAATTGGCACGCGTGTTGAAATGGATCAGGCGATGGATCATTTCTTTGGCTTGGTCATTCTCAATGACTGGTCAGCACGGGATATTCAGAAATGGGAGTATCAGCCGTTGGGGCCATTCAACGGCAAGAACTTCGCATCAAGTATTAGCCCTTGGGTTGTCACCATGGATGCCTTGGCGCCCTATCGGAGCTCTGGGCCAGCGCGCCTGCCAAGTGATCCTGAGATGCTGCCATACCTGAGGCCTGTTAATGATGACGCACTTGAGGTGACTGGTCAGGTATCTTTGGTATCTCAGCAAATGCGTGAGCAAGGACTAGAGGCCTTTGAGCTCAGCCGCGGTTCGCTTGGGGAACTGACTTGGACGTTTGCTCAAATGCTCACTCATCACACGAGTAGTGGTTGTCCAATGCGGCCTGGTGATTTGTTGGGATCAGGCACCGTGTCTGGCACGACCAAGGACACTTGGGGCAGCATGTTGGAATTAGCCTGGCGCGGGACCGATCCGATTGATCTTCCAGACGGCACACAACGAAAGTTACTTCAGGATGGAGATGAAGTCATTATGAAGGCTTGGTGTGAGTCAGAGGGTGCCGCGCGAGTTGGCTTCGGTTCATGTCGTGGCGTTATCACGCCAGTGATCTAG
- the gltX gene encoding glutamate--tRNA ligase, with protein MSPQELIRTRFAPSPSGHLHVGGARTAMFCLAFAKRYGSDHGQMLLRIEDTDQRRSSDAASMAFLEDLEWLGISWDEGPKFGDSGGGDTGPYFQSKRLSIYEEHLNGLLERGQAYRAFETAEQLNEKRAEARAAKQPYRYDRAALELSEKQVSDLLAAGTPYVVRFKVPDEAITVHDEVLGEVRTEARQLDDFIIWKADGFPTYHLAVVIDDALMGVTHVIRGQEHLNNTPKHVVLQDALGFDRPIYAHLSLIMNPDGSKMSKRDQDKALRRAVKEAGLEESPSGASGPVIEAASWSAWLARKDAQLQPDETERLAQELGVQLPEINVNDFRRAGYLPEVLLNYLALLGWSPGGDLEQFDMAFLIENFDLKRVVKSPARFDRDKLLAFNLDAIQAMSSSQFESRLRTYCEAEAPLFIEQLTDLQFKQVAASNQERSKTLRDPVDACQFLVLPTESIKIQDSKSVRRAMAGGPPTGADHLRQLKSQLADLDLWDVATLEGVVEAYAQEHADGKLGKVAQPLRVAVTGTTVSPPIYDTLVMLGQTGTIARIEQCLDQTGSHAK; from the coding sequence ATGTCACCACAAGAGCTTATTCGAACCCGTTTTGCACCGAGCCCATCTGGGCACCTCCATGTCGGTGGCGCCCGAACCGCTATGTTTTGCTTAGCCTTTGCCAAGCGATATGGCAGCGATCATGGTCAGATGCTTTTGAGAATCGAGGATACCGATCAGCGCCGCAGTTCTGACGCTGCTAGCATGGCCTTTCTTGAGGATTTGGAATGGCTCGGTATATCTTGGGACGAAGGGCCCAAGTTTGGAGACTCAGGCGGCGGAGATACTGGGCCATACTTTCAATCAAAAAGACTGAGTATCTATGAAGAGCATTTGAATGGTCTGCTTGAGAGGGGGCAGGCATATCGAGCCTTCGAGACAGCAGAGCAACTTAATGAAAAGCGAGCCGAAGCCCGTGCTGCCAAGCAGCCATATCGTTATGACCGGGCGGCGCTAGAACTCTCGGAAAAGCAGGTCAGTGATCTACTGGCTGCTGGTACGCCTTACGTTGTTCGTTTTAAGGTGCCTGATGAAGCTATTACTGTTCATGACGAAGTGCTTGGTGAGGTCAGGACAGAGGCTAGGCAACTTGATGACTTTATTATCTGGAAGGCCGATGGCTTCCCGACCTATCACCTTGCAGTTGTGATTGATGATGCTTTGATGGGCGTGACACATGTGATTCGGGGACAAGAGCATCTGAACAACACGCCGAAGCATGTGGTGCTGCAAGATGCGTTGGGATTTGATCGTCCCATTTATGCTCACCTCTCCTTGATCATGAATCCAGATGGTTCAAAGATGTCCAAGCGAGATCAGGACAAGGCACTGCGGCGAGCAGTCAAGGAGGCTGGCTTGGAAGAGTCGCCGAGTGGGGCAAGTGGCCCGGTGATTGAGGCAGCTAGCTGGTCAGCTTGGCTTGCGAGAAAGGATGCTCAGTTACAGCCAGACGAGACCGAGCGGCTTGCACAAGAGCTGGGCGTCCAACTTCCGGAAATCAACGTCAACGATTTTCGGCGGGCGGGGTATCTTCCTGAGGTGTTACTCAACTACTTGGCATTGCTTGGTTGGTCGCCTGGTGGTGACCTTGAGCAATTCGACATGGCCTTTCTTATTGAGAATTTTGATCTCAAACGGGTTGTCAAGAGTCCCGCAAGATTCGATCGAGACAAGTTGCTGGCCTTCAATCTAGACGCGATTCAGGCAATGTCTAGCAGTCAATTTGAATCTCGCCTGCGTACCTACTGCGAAGCAGAGGCGCCATTGTTCATCGAACAGCTTACTGATTTGCAGTTCAAGCAGGTTGCGGCATCGAATCAAGAGCGATCAAAGACGCTACGTGACCCAGTCGATGCCTGCCAGTTTCTGGTGTTGCCAACAGAGTCGATCAAAATTCAGGACAGCAAGTCTGTGAGGCGAGCAATGGCTGGAGGGCCGCCTACAGGTGCGGATCATTTGCGACAGCTCAAGAGTCAGTTAGCTGATTTAGATCTATGGGATGTTGCAACACTTGAGGGTGTTGTTGAGGCATATGCACAAGAACACGCTGATGGCAAGCTTGGAAAAGTTGCTCAGCCTCTGCGCGTTGCTGTCACGGGCACAACGGTCAGCCCACCAATTTATGACACGCTGGTGATGTTAGGGCAAACAGGGACAATAGCTAGAATAGAACAGTGCCTGGACCAAACTGGTTCACATGCGAAATGA